The following proteins come from a genomic window of Flavobacteriales bacterium:
- a CDS encoding glycosyltransferase family 4 protein, translated as MPSKLKILYLINDLSKGGAERAIIDLCCELNQLTETEICIATLFPSNEYLEISNNLNITCIDFKGSTFKDGTHTPKYHALIDQFKPHIIHSNLFLSEYLTLEKLNPNIAFVCHGHDNMFQFKNLSFSTLFKKKLALNFYEKWTLISKKYKKHPTYFIANSPHTEDFYKASLPRDLAKNVRIIQYGFNYSSFHNKSTRKISPNQKIRIVNTGSFVKKKNQALIIDIGIKLRDLGLDFKIDLLGDGPLLKSIEGKIISNKLTTNITCHGNVSNVQDFLLKSDIYLHTATYEPFGLVFLEAMASGLPIVTLNGKGNIGLIENYFNGFFIEEQNPETFAERIKEIMTSNSLYTKMSANGIEYSARFNIKTKAQEYFDFYKEIIRDK; from the coding sequence ATGCCAAGTAAATTAAAAATTTTATACCTTATAAACGACCTCTCTAAAGGTGGAGCAGAAAGAGCTATTATAGATTTATGCTGTGAATTAAATCAGCTTACAGAAACGGAGATATGCATTGCAACATTATTCCCCTCTAACGAATACCTGGAAATATCAAACAATTTAAATATTACATGTATTGATTTCAAAGGAAGCACCTTTAAAGATGGCACACACACGCCAAAATACCATGCTTTAATTGATCAGTTTAAACCTCATATCATTCACTCAAACTTATTCTTATCCGAATATCTAACTCTAGAAAAACTGAATCCGAATATTGCCTTTGTTTGCCATGGCCATGACAATATGTTTCAATTTAAAAACCTATCCTTCAGTACATTATTTAAAAAAAAACTAGCACTTAATTTCTATGAAAAATGGACGTTGATATCCAAGAAATATAAAAAGCATCCTACTTATTTCATTGCAAATTCACCACATACGGAGGATTTCTATAAAGCTTCTCTCCCGCGAGATCTAGCAAAAAATGTTCGCATTATTCAATATGGATTTAACTACAGCTCATTTCATAATAAATCTACAAGAAAAATTTCTCCAAATCAGAAAATAAGAATTGTAAATACCGGAAGTTTCGTCAAGAAAAAAAATCAAGCACTAATAATTGATATAGGAATTAAACTACGTGATCTTGGCCTTGATTTCAAAATCGATTTATTAGGTGATGGCCCTCTTCTAAAAAGTATTGAGGGAAAAATTATCTCTAATAAACTAACAACAAATATCACCTGCCATGGTAACGTAAGCAATGTACAAGACTTCTTATTGAAAAGTGATATCTACCTTCATACCGCCACATATGAGCCATTTGGATTAGTGTTTTTGGAAGCAATGGCATCAGGATTACCAATAGTAACCCTTAATGGCAAAGGAAACATAGGGCTTATTGAAAACTACTTTAATGGATTCTTTATCGAAGAACAAAATCCAGAAACATTTGCTGAACGAATTAAGGAGATAATGACTTCAAATTCTTTGTACACCAAAATGTCAGCTAACGGGATAGAATATTCCGCCCGTTTTAATATAAAGACGAAAGCACAGGAATACTTCGATTTCTATAAAGAAATCATAAGAGACAAGTAG